Within Vibrio campbellii CAIM 519 = NBRC 15631 = ATCC 25920, the genomic segment GATTCCAAACTGTGATGAACGCTAATGTGACGAGCTGTTTTCTTTGTTGTAGAGAAGCAGCAAAACGATTTGAATCTGGCAATGCGATTGTTAATGTTTCTTCTGCCGCATCCCGCTCTGGTGCGCCATTTGAATACGTTGATTACGCTGCCTCTAAAGGCGCAATGGACTCACTAACCAAGGGGTTATCTTTGGAATTAGCTGAGCAAAACATTCGTGTAAACGGTGTTCGCCCCGGCTGTATTTACACCGATATTCATGCCGATGGCGGCGAACCGAATCGAGTCGACAGGCTCAGTGAAAAAATCCCTCTCAAGCGGGGTGGCACGGTAGGTGAAGTGGCCAATGCCATCGCGTGGCTACTCAGTGATGAAGCTTCTTATGTCACAGGTTCGTTTATCGATCTCGCAGGCGGAAATTAGGGAACAGTAATGAAAATCAGATCAGCGACACCCGACGATCTCGACGCACTTTTTGATTTAAACAAACAGATCAACGAGCTTCACCACCTTTATGCACCACAGGCATTTGTTGCTCCATCAGAAGAAGACAGAACTTTTTTGAGGAATATGTTAGCTGATGAAGAACGATTGTTTCTCGTCGCAGAGGAAGGCCAACAAGTACTTGGTTTTATAACCGCTACCATCACACAAAATGAAACCATTAGCTTTTTAATCAAAGACCCGATTTGCCGCATTGGCACCATCGTTGTCGATGAAAATCAGAAATCAAAAGGCGTAGGCCGCGCCTTAATGGCAACTGTCGAGCAGTGGGCTCGTGAATCTGGTGCGATCCAAGTGCGATTGGAAGTGATGGAGTTTAACCGTGACGCACAGCAGTTTTATGACAGACTGGGCTTTGTTCCCAACTCCCGCCTTATGATGAAATGTTTGTAACGATCACGACATTTAAGCGAATTTCAGCATTAAAGCTTACGTGAATCGCATTTATCTTTCACGCTTTCCTTCCCTTTTCGAAAAGACGATATGATGTACGGATATACCCAAGTGACTTCAAGATGCAGGATTCAGAGCGTTGTCATTGATTCGAGGTCAAGGAAAACAACGCAGTGTAATAGCTAGCTCTTTCCAAGTTGTTTGAAGCAGAGATCGAGTCAATGAAACGCTCCCAAAGGGCGAGTTGTCTTGGCTTGTATACTTTGTTGTCGATTCTTGATTTGGGCCCACCAAACCTTTAAATCGCCGCGCGTCTACAAACCAAGTCATTCTCGCTGAACCAAGCATCTCGAGGTTACTTGGGTATAAAGGAGATTCGAACATGATATATCTTTTCGATTGGGGAAACACCTTGATGGTCGATTTTCCTCACGCACAAGGAAAAATGTGCGATTGGGAACACGTTGAAACCGTTCCTCAAGCCAAAGAGACTCTGGCTCAACTCACACAAGATAACCAAGTTTATATCGCAACCAGCGCATCAGATTCAGCGATGGAAGATGTACAAAAAGCCTTTCAACGAGTTGGACTCGACCAATACCTCTCTGGCTACTTTTGCTTTGCAAACCTTGGTATTGCCAAGCATCAGCCGGATTTTTATCTTGCGGTCGCAAAACAATTGGGCGTTGAGCCGAGCCAACTCACCATGGTTGGCGACTTACCAGAAAAAGACATTTACCCAGCAATGGACGCAGGGTTAAACGTCGTTTGGTTCAACCCTAAAAACCTCCCTGCGCCAAGCGAACCCATCCCAAATCAAATACGTTGTTTGTCCAAGTTGCTACGCATCTAACCGGCATACACACAAATACACTTAAGCCACTAAACTTTATGCACCAGTCAAGGAAGATGAATGCAGATTAGACCGATTACCGTCAACGACATTGACCACTTTATTTCGCTCTGGAATCGCGTTTATGAGGAAGGAGAATACTTACGCTCGCCAGCGCCAGACAAAACAATGCTGAATGAGGTAATCACTCGTGTAGAGAAAGAGTCCATTCCCCAGTTTGTGGCCTTTGATGAAAAACGCTTAGTCGGCAGCATTGAAATTTTCCCAGCTGAAATGTGTGGCTACGAAGGTGGTGAATTTGCCAAAACTGGCTTCCTCGGCATTCATATAGACCAACAATATCGAAACCAAGGGTTAGGAAAGAAGCTACTTGAGACTGCTATTCAAAGCGGCTGGCAATATGGCTATGACACCATCGCACTTCACGTTTATAAGAGCAATCAGCGAGCGATTACCTTGTATGAAAAATTTGGCTTCGAGCATTGTGGAGAGCTGGGTGAAGTGCTGCTGCCCAACGGCAAATACCTGATGAGTCAGAAAATGGTCTTAAAGCATCCGTAAGTTGATATTAGGAACGGGAACCTTTGGTTATCAACTGACTTACTATCAACGCTTGGGTTTCAGGGTAGAGAGCGTGGATAAAGATCACTTCTTACTCCACTACCCAGAACCAATTTGGGAGAACGGTATCCAGCACAAAGACATGCTGCGTCTGTATCTGGCGCTTTAAACATAAATGCTTAGTTAGCTTTTCATATCCAACTTCTTACCCAAGTATTCAATTTCAAAAGTTGCATACCCAAGTCTTACCGCCTCGAAAGAGTGCATCAGGCTCTGCGCCTGCTGAGCACCTTTCGCCAATACATCGATAGAGTAAATCGGACGCTCAGTACCATCCTCTAATAGTTGGGTATTGATATAAGATGAAGTAACAGAGCCAGAGTTATTCAAGCTAATCACTCGCTGTAAATCGATACCCAAAACACGGTTCATTTCGAACGTTTCAACACCTTCTCTCCAGCTTAGAGTCGCACTATAGCTCTCAATTTCAGGATTGCTATCTAGCCATTTAGCCCCTAATGATTTGATGCTAGCGATTTTAACGTAACCTTTCTGAAAAAAAGGGAAGTCTTGTAGCTTAGCCTCAACTGCAGCTTTATTTTTTGCAGATAGCACTAAATGCAGAATCTTTGCGGGTTCACCATCAATAGGACTTTGTGTAACGAACACACCCTTAACATCACCTTGCTCAATCAATTGACTAAACACGGTCTTCAATTTTGGTATTGTTTTTAGGAGCGGCACTGATTTCTCGGTGTTCCAAGCCAGCTCCACACTGTAATCAGCAGCAAAGTTAGAGAAAGAAGCCAATGTAAGTATGCTTAATAGAATGATTTTTTTCATGAAGTTACCTTTCACTTATTCATTTTAGTTTTACTTCAAAACAGATTCCAAGTCTGGACCGTCAGCTTACCAGCGACTCCGGTACGTACGATGACAGCTACGGCAAGCATTCAGAGACTGTTTAAGTCCTTCTTCAGCTAATGAGGATTCTTGTCTCTGTGCGGCATGATATAAATCCATAAACCCTTCATCCATTTGCAGCATCAAACGGTTGAAGTTATCAGGTTTGTCCCACACTTCTTTCTTTGCTCTGGTATCGGCTTGACTTCCTTGCGGAAAGGCATACTGCAATTGTGCGCTCTGACGAGTGAGTTCAATCCCAATCTGCTCTAGGGTCTTCCAGTCGATATTGCTGCCTTTCAATTCTTTACCTGCTTTTTTAGACAGGGACTCAATTTGATCAAATGCGCTCTGACGTGTTTCGATTTGAACGCTGAAATCTTGTGCAATCAGTATCCTAGGAACAAAGATGGTTGGTAAAAGTGCAATCAGTGCCAATGTCTTTCTCATTGTTTTCTCCTTGATTTTCGTTTTTGCTGTATTTTGCACTTAATTTACATAACAAATATTGCGCACGCAACTGTTGTTATGTAAATTGCACAAAAAGATCATCATACAAAGAAAGGATTAAAGTAATTATGAAAATTTGGGATTTAGCAACGCGACTTTATCACTGGGCCCAGGCATTACTTTTTATGGCTTTGATGGCATCAGGACTGTCTGGCATAGGGCCACACACTCAATTGGGATTAATGCTATTTACCTTGTTACTATGGCGATTAATTTGGGGAGTGATCGGCAGCGAAACCAGCTTGTTTCGCCAGTTTCTCCGCGGGCCAAAAGATGTTATTTCTTACTTGAGAGGTAAGTCGACCGCGACCGTAGGGCATAATCCTGCTGGCGGTTGGATGGTGGCTGCATTACTGACGACATTACTTTTACAGTGTATGTCTGGAATGGCTCTCAGTGGCCTATTCGATACGTGGCCATATTCCGATATTTGGCTTAACGATAACGTCTTTGCGAAGGTTGAGTGGTTACACCTAACCTTCGCCGATCTTTTGCCTTTACTGGTCACCTTACATATTGGTGCAATCTTTTTCTATAAGCTGAAAGGTAAGCCCTTAGTGAAAGCGATGATCACGGGCAAACAAGCCCAAATGAACAAGCACACACTCTTAACGGAACAAAAAATTGTCTATCTCGCGCCACAAAGCCATGCTTTCTGGGTGCTTGTTGCTGCAACTTTGGTTACTATTGTGATAGTTGCTTTATCATAAGAGTAAAAAATGAGCGAACAGTTTGAAAGACAAGACAACTTTGGCTGGATGATCAATGTCGTTGCAAACGATGCAGCTAAGCGACTTGATGCCGAGTTCAAAAAACATGGGCTTACTATTGCACTGTGGCCGACCATGATGTGTTTGTGGGAGGAAGAAGGCGTGACGCAGCGCGATATCGCAGCTAAATCAAAGGTAGAAGATTCAACCACAACTCGTACATTAGATAAGTTGGAAAAGTTAGGGTTAGTCGAACGCCATCCCCACCCAAAGTGCCGACGCTCTTTCCATATCTACCTTACGGAGGAAGGACGAAGCCTCAAAGAAACCTTGCTGCCAATTCCATTGGCTGTTAATAAAGAGTTGATGAGTCCGCTAGAGCCAGCAGAGCAAAAAGAGATGCTTCGCTTGCTAAATAAGTTGGTCGCAGAGATTTAATGATTCGCTAAGTTTTTCCGCCCCATTAATAAATAAAGCCCTAAGTTCTGCACTTGGGGCTTTATGCTTTTATGCTCGCGCCTGTTTGCTTGATGTATAACAACCTTCTGCAGCCTGCCCTCTAACCACCGAACGCGTCGACGCTTGATTTACGTATTAGCACGCTTCATGTTCCAAGGTGTACCCTTGTGGCCAAATATACACCACACGATCTAAACTAGAATGGGTAGCGAACTGTATAGCATTGAAGCTAAGTATCACTATCGAGCAGAGTTTGTAATATGTAAGCGTGTTGTTCCTCCACTTACTTTAGGTATATGTTCCCTTTACCCTGTACAAAATTTGATTTAAACATTGATAAATTGGGCTTTTTCACGACTAAGTAGACCGCTGTCGCCGCCAAGACAAAACCAACAATGCCCATCCAATCAAACGACTCACCGAAGGCAAACCAAGCTTGAAGCGCCGTGGTCGGAGGCACAAGGTAAAACACAGAAGCAACACTCGATGCCGCACCATTCTTCACCATGTACAGCAACAACAGAATCGCCACACAAGACAGCACGACCACAAGCCAGATTAAGGTCAGAATGAACTCCGTCGTCCATTGCACCTGCATGGTTTCAAACTGCATCGCGATGGGCAGGAACATGGCCAATGCTGCTAGATACTGCACGGTCGCGCCGCCCACCATATCCACTTGTTGGCAGTATTTCTTTTGATACAGCGTGCCAACAGTAATACCAAAAAGCGAAGACAGACACACACCAATCGCTAAGGTTTTGTGCAAATCTGATTGCCACTCCATCTTACCCATGAGCACCATAGCAATACCAACAAAACCCAAGGACAAACCAATCCACTGTGATGGTTTGAACTGCTCAGATGCGAACGCCACCAACAATACCGCCGTTAAAATAGGCTGTATCCCGACGAGTAGCGAACTTAAGCCCGCCGGCATTCCCAAACTGATGGCGAAGTACGTTCCACCCAGGTAAAAGCCGTGAATCAATATCCCGACAAAGCAGCTGTGCCAAAAATCTTTTCCCGTTGGAATGCGACGACGCAGAAAAGTCACAATCACCAGAAACAGCAGGACATTAAACGCCATGCGAATCGACAACAAGGTCGCAGGCTCGGCGTACTGCAAACCAAATCGCGCACCAACAAATCCAGAAGCCCAAAGGATCACAAATACAAAAGGAATGGCTCTAATTAACATGATTCGCTCTCACTCTACTTATTTTTAAATCTTGAATGTTCTTAAATCTCGAATGTTGCTAATGTAGTTAGGTACAGTGTTTTCAAAAAGTGACAGATGGAAGTGTTTTTATGGGTACAGATTTAGCAAGTACACTTGATGCCAATAAGTATTTGATCGTCGAGAAGCATCTCAAACAAGCGATCAGCAATGGGGTTTATCAGCCAAACGACAAGTTGCCTTCCATCCGTCAATTGAGCACTGAACTCAAGCTAAGCAAGAACACAGTGATCCGCGCTTATCAGGAACTAGAAGCACAAAGCATGGTTTACTCGGTGCCAAAATCCGGTTATCGAGTAAAACCAACCGAGCGACATGAAGCCAAGATTGCTAAGCCTACGCGCGTGGATTTGCTCTCGGTATGCAAACAAATCCTCACCCACCCCGAGTATCAAGAGCTGCTTCCGACGGGCTCAGCACACCCAAACATTGATGCGCCAGCCATCAAAAGCTTGTATGCCGAAATCGGCCGCCAGAGTCGACAACAGAGTCATATTTCCAGCCATTATCAACTGCCACCGGGTGATGACTTATTGGTCAAACAGCTGGCGAAGATCACCCAAGATCTGGGAACGCCTGCAAACGTGGATGATCTTTTGGTCACCCATGGTGCACAGCAAGCGATCAGTCTTGCCCTCAGAGCAACAACACAGACAGGGGACATTGTGGCAGTGGAATCCCCCTGCTATTTCGGTAACTTGTTGATGCTCGAATCTCTCGGTTTACAAGTGGTCGAGATCCCTAGTTGTCCTCGTGATGGTATGGATCCAGACGCGCTAGAAAAAGCCATGGCGACGTGGGAGATCAAAGTCATTATTGTAACGCCAAACTTCACCAACCCAACAGGCTCAATGATGCCCCTTGAAAGACGTGAGCAGCTGCTTAAGGTTTCTGGAGATATTCCAATCATTGAAGATGACGTGTTTGGTGCGTTGAGTTACGACAAACCCTTGCCAAGCTTACGCAAATTAGACGAGAAGCAACGAGTGATTTACGTCAACTCGTTATCGAAAACGCTCGATTCACGCCTTCGTATTGGTTGGATGTTGGCGGGACGTTATCGCGCTCAAGTCGAGCAATACCTGTTATGTGAAAACATGGGCAGTTTGAACTTGATGCAATCGGCAGTGGGCACTTTTCTAACCTCAGGCAAATACCGCACTCACACTGCGCGTATGTGCCGTGTTTACCAAGCCAACGTGAGACGATATTTGCAGATGCTCAATCAATGCTTAGATGCACACTTTGAACTAAAAAACCGCTACCAAATCAATGCAGTACAAGGCTCATTCTTGCTTTGGTTACGCTTGCCACCCAAAACTGACAGCTATGCGCTTTATCAAGCCTGTAACAAACACAAAATCAGCATTCTGCCCGGCTCGGTATTCGGCACTCAGGGACAGTATCAAAACTGTATTCGTCTCAGCGTAGCGAACTTTGGAGCGGAGAAAAACTGGTTCCCTGCGATGGAAACGCTGGCAGCACTGATTTCTCAGTACGTTAAATAGTCGCTCCAGACATTCCGTTCCAAGCATTCAGCACAGATACAACAAAGCCTCAGTAATTGGGCTGTCTCCTATACACAAATCCCCAAGCCTATAGCTTGGGGATTTTTTAGGACTCTTTCGCGTGTATGCGATCTGATCACTTAATCTTCCTCACTGAAGTACTAAGATGACATATTCATACGCTAAGCATTGGGCACGAGAACAATGTTAACAAGCTCAACTTCAAGACCTTCGAAGACAACGCCTCATCAACTTAGCGACTTCCATTACTAATCAACCAGAAGTCTCGGGTGCATTGATCGCCCGAACCACACAATATTAAAGGTAAGATTTTACTCTCCAGCAGACCAATATTCTTAGCGCATTTAAGTATATTTTACGTTTTGGCTTGCAACCTTTGATTTAAATATTAGCAATAACTAATTAGTCACAGTCGATACAAAGATACCAATAGATATCGTTGACATTGTATCACTTAATAAAAAGCCCCTTAGTACAAATGGCTAAAAAGGCTCCGATCGACTAAGGGGGGGCAAGGTATAAGAGAGATTAGTACTCTCACGGTTATTCAAGTCACAGATTCCATTCGCGAAGCAGCTGGAAATAAATTATCAATCAGAGTCAAAATTCTGACTATTTTATCGGATAAACCATTTCTAGTTTTATTATCCCCAAATTAAATGCCAATTATTTATAATTCTATCACGATCAAAATCACGTTTATTCTATGACAATTTTATCATCAATTATCTACAATTAAGTTAATATTTCTATTTTATAAAATATAGTTTATTAATTGATGTAACAGTGGTATACATTATCCATTAATCTCATATTTATTGTCAGGTTACTAATTTTAGAACCTGACAAATACATAAAAATATGGTAACCGTAAAATTTTGCCAATTTTTCAGGTGTTTAGATATGAACGTTGAAGAAAGAAACATGGAAGAAGCATGCAAGAAATTTAAAAGCCACCTTGGCTTCAATAATAGAAACGTGATTCACGTTGCATTTTCAAGAATAGATACTGTTCAAAATAAACTATTAACAATCTGTACAGACTACAGCTGGCACTTAGAATATTGGTCAGAAGATATGTATAAATCCGTTGGGAAACGGTGTGGAGAGGGTGTAAATGTCTGGGATAAAATAGATGAAGATCATAAGCAAATACTCAAAAAGATACATGCTGAACAAAAAGTGGATGTTACCACAAAGAACGAAGAATATATCGATATACTTTCATTGGCTTCCAATCAACCACTCAGCGCTCGTTCTATTTTGAACCTTTCTTCACTAAAACCGAAAATAGGCTTTTTAGCTCAAAATATATGGCATACGGAAAAACCAAGTTGCCTTAATATACCCACACCTAAACTCGCTCCGGCCAGTGATGAAGCGTTAATTAACATCGATATTTCTCAATACTCATTTGGTGGCCTAACTTTCTCAGAAAAAGAAATGCAAACGATTCAATGGCTCTTACAGCTGAAATCAATAAAAGAAATCGCTTGGACTCATCGATGTAGCGAGACAGCAGAAAGAAAAAGAATTGAATCTATCAAAAGAAAGCTTAATTGCTCTGGAAAATCATCTTCATACCTCTTTAATGCGCTCAAGAGATCGGGGATCGCTCAAGCATGTCTATCCAACTACACCATGTCTCAATAACATGTCGAAATCTCGAACAATGTTGCCGTTTCTACGAAAAAATCGGCTTTGATAAATACCGCTCTTATCAGGATGATGGCGTCACTATCTTATTGATGCGTGGCAATCATACTTATATTGAATTATTTAACTTTCCAAAGGAGGACCAAAAAGACATAACCATCAATAATTCACAAACTTTACCTGAGTTAAAAAAAACAGGTATCAGTCACTTTGCTTTGCAAGTAAGTGATCTAAAAAAAACAAGAGAAAAACTAAGTCCAAACTATCAATGTAGTGAAATACAGAAAGCGAGATTAGGTCTCTTTTCGTACTTTTTCGCTCTAGACCCAGAATGTAATCAAGTAGAATTTATACAGAGGAATAATATCTAATGCTATTGACTTGGAAGCAAAGGTTGGCTGTCGTTGCTGGCAATGCAATGGAGTTTTATGATATTGCTGTATTCGCAGCAATCGCCCCCTTTCTCACTCAAATTATGGAAAATCATGGATATGAGAATGCTACGACTCTAATATGGGGGATGTTTGCTTTACGCTTTTTACTACGCCCTCTTGGTGGCTATATCGTTGGAAACATCGCAGACTACTACGGCAAAAAAAATGCATTAATAATGACTAGTAGCCTTACTGGTTTCGCAACGCTCACTATGGCCGCACTGCCCACTGAACTTGAGTACGTTGTTTTTTACTTTCTCTTTCTGCAAATTATCCAAGCATTTAGTTTTGGAGGAGAGTATCCAACCGTTATAAATTATTTAACGAACCACTCCCCAAAAAAAGAAGTAGCAAGAACAAGCTGCCTCATTGTGGCGAGCTCTATTGTCGGTGTTTTATTGTCTATCGCTATTGTTGAAACACTAAAGTTCACACTTTCAAGTGAAGCAATGCAAAGTTATGGATGGAGAATCCCACTTCTCATTGGTGGAGTTAATATTGCTGTCAGTTTTTGGTTTCGCTCTAAATTACCTAAAGAAGTCAACACTGTTGTAGAAAAAACAAAGCAGAGTCCAAGACAGTGGATACCACTATTCTTTATTTCGATGGGGGGGGCGGTTGTCTTTTACATACAAAATCTATCGAGCACTATTTTGCAAAAATCAGTCGATATTCCCCACTTCTCGCTGATAAACTCGTCATTATTGTTGGCATGTATTCTATTATCTGGTTACTTAACCGATAAGATAACCACGCCAAAACACGCTTTTAGAACAAGTTCTTTGGCTGGCGCACTTCTTTATTTTCCCACTTACTGGCTATTAACTCACGCAATAACAGAAGTAGCCATCGTAGGAATGCTCATCATAAGCATAATTTCTGCAATAATACTCGCCAATTTAGCCGTGGTCCTCGCGCAAATAGCGAAAAACCAAACGGTAGTTCTTGGACTTTGTTACAATATCGCATTGTCTATTTTTGGTGGTTTAACTCCGCTAGTTGTGGCGATGACAACTGAATATGATGCTAGCTTTGTCGGATTGTACGCAGCTCTATGTGTGATACCAGCCCTTCTGTCCGTGCATTATTCTCTCACGCCACCCGCTCAGCCCCATACCCCTACTCTTCAACAACACTGAATGATTCTAATGGGTTAAAAGGCTAACTTCAGAGACAATATCGTTTTTTCTAAATGAAAGACGATATTGTCTATAAAAAATTCAAAAGCAATAAGAGAATTAACGGGGTAATTGCCACAATCTGGCTACGTTTTCAGCCAAGTTCGTAAGGTTCACTTCCGCCTCTTCCAAAGCTTCTGGTAAGCTCATTGCGCGTGGTACACATACAAATACTGCGTCAATACCGCACTCGTAGACGGCTTGGAAGTTATCACCTGTGCAACCTGCTAAGGCAATGACAGGCAAACCGTATTCTTTCGCCACTTTCGCCACACCCATTGGTGTCTTGCCATGCACAGTTTGGTAATCAATACGGCCTTCGCCAGTAAAGACAATATCAGCGTCAGCTACATGCTCTGCGAGCTTTACGGTTTCTAGCACAATCTCGATACCCGGCTTAAGTCGTGCTGGTAAGTAACCAAGCAACGCTGCGCCCATACCACCGGCGGCGCCCGCGCCTTTTTGAGTCAGCACATGCTTGCCTGTCACCTGCTCTGTCAGTACACCGTATTTACTTAGAGCAGAATCTAACAGCTCTACATCCGCCGGCGTCGCGCCCTTCTGTGGGCCAAAAATCGCTGATGCACCTTTCTCGCCACACAATGGGTTGTCCACATCGCATGCCACCAGCACTTCGCAGTTCGCTAAGCGAGCGTCGAGACCAGACACATCAATGCTTACTAGCTCAACTAAACCGCCACTGTTGGGTGTGATTGGCTGACCATCACCGTCCAAAAACTTAACACCCAACGCCGCCAACATACCCGTGCCGCCGTCATTGGTTGCGCTGCCACCCAGGCCAATAATCAAGCGTTGAATACCGCGATCAAGCGCATTCAAAATTAACTGACCAGTACCAAAGCTGCTGGTGTTTTTTGGGTCACGTTGCTCACTTGGCACAAGGTGCAAACCACTTGCCTCTGCCATCTCGATCACTGCGGTTTCACCGTCACCTAGAATGCCGTAAAACGCCTTCACATCATTGCCAAGTGGGCCTTTTATGGTCACGAAAACCTGCTCGCCCTCAGTCGCATCAATCAAAGATTGAACTGTCCCTTCACCACCATCAGCAACAGGTACCGTAACGAATTCTGCATCGTGCCAAACATGAGACAAACCCGTCTTGATCGCGTCACTCACTTGTTTGGCGGTCAAGCTCTCTTTAAACGAATCTGGGGCAATCACAACTTTCATTTCATTCTCCTGAAAACAGCACGCTGCGAGCGACAAGTTGTACGTCATCAATGTGGCTATTCTCACTTAAAATTTCGGCACATTCTTTAGTCAACCATCCAAACAATGCTGACTATGCTTGA encodes:
- a CDS encoding SDR family oxidoreductase; translated protein: MQKVVIITGASRGIGAATAKLLAKQGYAVCVNYRAQVEAAAQVVREIEEIGGIAIAIKADVSDEQQVLSLFEQTEQALGKVTHLVNNVGILFTQSRLADMSLERFQTVMNANVTSCFLCCREAAKRFESGNAIVNVSSAASRSGAPFEYVDYAASKGAMDSLTKGLSLELAEQNIRVNGVRPGCIYTDIHADGGEPNRVDRLSEKIPLKRGGTVGEVANAIAWLLSDEASYVTGSFIDLAGGN
- a CDS encoding GNAT family N-acetyltransferase, which translates into the protein MKIRSATPDDLDALFDLNKQINELHHLYAPQAFVAPSEEDRTFLRNMLADEERLFLVAEEGQQVLGFITATITQNETISFLIKDPICRIGTIVVDENQKSKGVGRALMATVEQWARESGAIQVRLEVMEFNRDAQQFYDRLGFVPNSRLMMKCL
- a CDS encoding HAD family hydrolase produces the protein MIYLFDWGNTLMVDFPHAQGKMCDWEHVETVPQAKETLAQLTQDNQVYIATSASDSAMEDVQKAFQRVGLDQYLSGYFCFANLGIAKHQPDFYLAVAKQLGVEPSQLTMVGDLPEKDIYPAMDAGLNVVWFNPKNLPAPSEPIPNQIRCLSKLLRI
- a CDS encoding GNAT family N-acetyltransferase produces the protein MQIRPITVNDIDHFISLWNRVYEEGEYLRSPAPDKTMLNEVITRVEKESIPQFVAFDEKRLVGSIEIFPAEMCGYEGGEFAKTGFLGIHIDQQYRNQGLGKKLLETAIQSGWQYGYDTIALHVYKSNQRAITLYEKFGFEHCGELGEVLLPNGKYLMSQKMVLKHP
- a CDS encoding cytochrome c gives rise to the protein MRKTLALIALLPTIFVPRILIAQDFSVQIETRQSAFDQIESLSKKAGKELKGSNIDWKTLEQIGIELTRQSAQLQYAFPQGSQADTRAKKEVWDKPDNFNRLMLQMDEGFMDLYHAAQRQESSLAEEGLKQSLNACRSCHRTYRSRW
- a CDS encoding cytochrome b/b6 domain-containing protein — protein: MKIWDLATRLYHWAQALLFMALMASGLSGIGPHTQLGLMLFTLLLWRLIWGVIGSETSLFRQFLRGPKDVISYLRGKSTATVGHNPAGGWMVAALLTTLLLQCMSGMALSGLFDTWPYSDIWLNDNVFAKVEWLHLTFADLLPLLVTLHIGAIFFYKLKGKPLVKAMITGKQAQMNKHTLLTEQKIVYLAPQSHAFWVLVAATLVTIVIVALS
- a CDS encoding MarR family winged helix-turn-helix transcriptional regulator, which gives rise to MSEQFERQDNFGWMINVVANDAAKRLDAEFKKHGLTIALWPTMMCLWEEEGVTQRDIAAKSKVEDSTTTRTLDKLEKLGLVERHPHPKCRRSFHIYLTEEGRSLKETLLPIPLAVNKELMSPLEPAEQKEMLRLLNKLVAEI
- a CDS encoding DMT family transporter; translation: MLIRAIPFVFVILWASGFVGARFGLQYAEPATLLSIRMAFNVLLFLVIVTFLRRRIPTGKDFWHSCFVGILIHGFYLGGTYFAISLGMPAGLSSLLVGIQPILTAVLLVAFASEQFKPSQWIGLSLGFVGIAMVLMGKMEWQSDLHKTLAIGVCLSSLFGITVGTLYQKKYCQQVDMVGGATVQYLAALAMFLPIAMQFETMQVQWTTEFILTLIWLVVVLSCVAILLLLYMVKNGAASSVASVFYLVPPTTALQAWFAFGESFDWMGIVGFVLAATAVYLVVKKPNLSMFKSNFVQGKGNIYLK
- a CDS encoding PLP-dependent aminotransferase family protein; translation: MGTDLASTLDANKYLIVEKHLKQAISNGVYQPNDKLPSIRQLSTELKLSKNTVIRAYQELEAQSMVYSVPKSGYRVKPTERHEAKIAKPTRVDLLSVCKQILTHPEYQELLPTGSAHPNIDAPAIKSLYAEIGRQSRQQSHISSHYQLPPGDDLLVKQLAKITQDLGTPANVDDLLVTHGAQQAISLALRATTQTGDIVAVESPCYFGNLLMLESLGLQVVEIPSCPRDGMDPDALEKAMATWEIKVIIVTPNFTNPTGSMMPLERREQLLKVSGDIPIIEDDVFGALSYDKPLPSLRKLDEKQRVIYVNSLSKTLDSRLRIGWMLAGRYRAQVEQYLLCENMGSLNLMQSAVGTFLTSGKYRTHTARMCRVYQANVRRYLQMLNQCLDAHFELKNRYQINAVQGSFLLWLRLPPKTDSYALYQACNKHKISILPGSVFGTQGQYQNCIRLSVANFGAEKNWFPAMETLAALISQYVK
- a CDS encoding helix-turn-helix transcriptional regulator: MNVEERNMEEACKKFKSHLGFNNRNVIHVAFSRIDTVQNKLLTICTDYSWHLEYWSEDMYKSVGKRCGEGVNVWDKIDEDHKQILKKIHAEQKVDVTTKNEEYIDILSLASNQPLSARSILNLSSLKPKIGFLAQNIWHTEKPSCLNIPTPKLAPASDEALINIDISQYSFGGLTFSEKEMQTIQWLLQLKSIKEIAWTHRCSETAERKRIESIKRKLNCSGKSSSYLFNALKRSGIAQACLSNYTMSQ
- a CDS encoding VOC family protein, translated to MSIQLHHVSITCRNLEQCCRFYEKIGFDKYRSYQDDGVTILLMRGNHTYIELFNFPKEDQKDITINNSQTLPELKKTGISHFALQVSDLKKTREKLSPNYQCSEIQKARLGLFSYFFALDPECNQVEFIQRNNI
- a CDS encoding MFS transporter: MAVVAGNAMEFYDIAVFAAIAPFLTQIMENHGYENATTLIWGMFALRFLLRPLGGYIVGNIADYYGKKNALIMTSSLTGFATLTMAALPTELEYVVFYFLFLQIIQAFSFGGEYPTVINYLTNHSPKKEVARTSCLIVASSIVGVLLSIAIVETLKFTLSSEAMQSYGWRIPLLIGGVNIAVSFWFRSKLPKEVNTVVEKTKQSPRQWIPLFFISMGGAVVFYIQNLSSTILQKSVDIPHFSLINSSLLLACILLSGYLTDKITTPKHAFRTSSLAGALLYFPTYWLLTHAITEVAIVGMLIISIISAIILANLAVVLAQIAKNQTVVLGLCYNIALSIFGGLTPLVVAMTTEYDASFVGLYAALCVIPALLSVHYSLTPPAQPHTPTLQQH